GAAACGCTCATCATTCCCGACGATACGCACCATTGGATGAAGCATACCAATGCCCTCAAAATAGGCAACGCTACCGCCGACTATTTTAAACGGAAGCTTATGAAAGCCAGGCAGTAGTTTCAGTTCTTAACCAATCAACAAACTCATGCAATTTTTTACCAACCAACGAAGGGTGGCAGCTTTGTTGCTGACAGGCCTTACAATGGGTCAGGTAGCACTTCGGGCGCAGTCCGTCGATGAGACCTACAATCAGAAAATCAAAGAATATACGACGGATAAGCGGTTTCTGCCAGCATCCGTTCTGAATCTGCCCGACGATCCCAAGGTGCCCTCGCCCCTCAAGCATTTTGGACAGATTGTTGGCACGCCGGGTGTCATTCACCGGACTGCTGAGATTTATGGGTATTACCAGAAACTGACGCAGACATCGCCCAACATCAGTATGCAGCAGGTGAGTACGACCGAAGAAGGTCGTCCGGTTCAACTGGTGGCAATCGGGAGTGAGGATGCCATGAAACGGCTCGATCATTACAAAAAACAACTCGCTCTGCTGGCCGATCCGCGTAAAGTAGGCAATCAGGACATCGAGAAGATACTGGGCGATACCAAACTGGTCTATTACCTCAACGGTGGATTGCACTCGCCCGAAATGGGGTCGCCGGAAATGCTGATGGAGTTAGCTTATCGGCTCATCACCAGCCAGACCCCCGAAATCAAAACCATTCGCGATAACATCATTGTAATTATCAATCCCGTATCGGAACCTGACGGCTGGGATAGACAGGTCGACTGGTATTATCGCTACACCAAAGCCCGCAAGGACTATGACGATGGTTTTCCGAAATCGCCACCGTACTGGGGTAAGTATGTGTATCACGACAACAACCGCGATGGGTTGCAGGTGTCGCAGGCCATTACGAAAGCCATGTTCAAAATCTATTACGACTGGCACCCAACCGTCAGTCTGGATTTACACGAATCGGTTCCCCTGCTTTACATTTCGACTGGAACGGGGCCTTATAACGAAACCATCGACCCGATTACCATTGGCGAATGGCAGACGATGGCCAACCACGATATTACTTCCCTGGCAGCACAGGGCATTCCGGGCGTGTTTACCTGGGCGTTTTACGATGGCTGGTATCCGGGCTATGCCCTCTGGATTTCCAACAACCACAATGCGGCCGGGCGGTTTTATGAAACCTTCGGAAATGCCGGAGCCAATACCTATCTGCGCGATCTGGCCAATCAGAAATATGCTGGTGATGATGTTACCTCAAAAGAATGGTATCGGCCTGATCCGGCTACAGAAAAAGTATACTGGTCGTACCGGAACGGTATCAACTACATGCAGGCGGGTGTGCTGGCGTCGTTGTCGTATGGCGCCACCAACAGTCGGATGCTGCTGAAGAATTTTTACCAGAAAGGGCTAAATAACATTCGGAAAGGCACCAAAGAAAAACCACGGGCCTTTGTCATCCCCAAAGATCAGCGTGATCCGGCTATGGCGGCTTATCTGGTCAATCAGCTTCGGGCGCAGGACATTGAAGTTCATAAAGCCGAATCCGGTAAAAATCAGGGCGATTATGTGGTGTTGCTCAATCAGCCATATCGGAATCTGGCGGTATCGCTGCTTACAAAACAGAATTACCCGAAGGAAGCCAAATTTCCTCCCTACGACGACATTGCCTGGACGCTGGGGTATTTGTATGGCGTTGACGTGAAAGCCGAAGACAGTGTGAAGTACGCTACAGGCGATCTGAAATTGATTAGCGAGAACGTGAACTATGGTGGCAAAATCGACGGTGAGGGTGTCAATTACGTGCTGAATTACAAAGGCCAGAACAACCTGCTACCTGCGCTGATCTGGCTGAAAGGGCAGGGCAAACAGGCCAAAGCCGTCGTATTGGATGCCAAAACCACCCTGGAAGGCATTAAAGATACACTGGCGGCCGGTTCAGTGGTGTTCAAAGGGTTGACTGTCGATCAATCTAAAAAGCTGGTGAGCCAGTTTGGTCTTGATTTACAGGCCACAAAAACGAATCCAGAAACAATCGGAGTGTCGGTACGCCAACACGATGTTAGCCTGCCACGCGTGGCTATCTACCACAGTTGGTATAATACTCAGGATGAAGGATGGTCGCGGTATACATTTGAGCAGCGTGGTATTCCCTACACGTCCATTAACAAAGACCACCTGAAAGCGGGGGATCTTCGGAAGAAATTCGATGTGATTCTAATCCCTCGAATGCGCGGTTCGGCCACCAATTTCATTCATGAAATCGACTCGCGGTTTGGGCCATTACCTTTTACCAAAACGCCCGAATTCCCGTCGCATGGTTTTCCCGATGCAACAACGGACATTACCGGCGGACCTGGTTTTGACGGCGTCGATAACCTCAAAAAGTTTGTTGAGCAGGGTGGCGTACTGATTACACTGGATAATTCCTCAGCCATGATTGCTGAAACGGGTATCACCCGCGATCTGGACCAGGCCAGCGCGCCAACTCTATTCCATCCAGGCTCTATCGTAACGGTAAAAAACCGGAAACCCGACAGCCCAATCATGTACGGCTTTCCCGAAACCTTCCCGATTTTCCGGGGTATTGCTCCCTTACTGCAAACCAAAAAAGCCAATCGGGATATGATGGTGATGCAGTACGGAACCAAACCCCTCAAAGATGAAGAAGACTATAAGGGAGCTATCATGGGAATGCCCGATAAAAAACCTGTGAAAGAAACGGCTAAACCTGCGACCCCGAAAAAAGAAGAGCCGTATGTGCTCTCAGGTATGGTACGGAATGAGCAGACCATTATCGGGCATGGTGGTATTTTCAACGTTCCGGTCGGCGCTGGCCGGGTTGTGGCGTTTACGTTCGATCCGTTGCACCGTTTCCTGAATCACCACGATGCACCACTGGTTTGGAACGTGCTCATCAACTGGAATCATCTGGGCACGTCCGCTAGTCCAACCGCAACGGCGGAGAAGACGAATTCGACCGGGAAAGTCAGTGGGCAATAGAATAGATAGGATGTAGAACGCGGCCTTTTAGGGCGATTATGATCCGTGTAAATCATATCGCCCTAAAAGGCCGCGTTCTATCTATTACAATTCAATACCCAACTCAGACCAAATTTATCGGTAAGGGATCCGAATAGAGCGCCCCAGAACATATCAGAAAGCGGGTCTCTGATCTGTCCGCCTTCGGCAAGTTTGCTGAAAAACTGATGGATATCTTTTTCACTACGGCAATTGATCGATAAGGTAACTGAATTCCCAACGATCAGGCCCGAGCCCATCATATCCGACCCCATTAATAGCAGGTTACCGTCTTTGGTTAAACCGGCATGTAAAATCCTT
This window of the Spirosoma aerolatum genome carries:
- a CDS encoding VOC family protein produces the protein MTQINPYLNFNGNCREAMTFYRECLGGELNLQTIGESPIGDQMPDEIKERILHAGLTKDGNLLLMGSDMMGSGLIVGNSVTLSINCRSEKDIHQFFSKLAEGGQIRDPLSDMFWGALFGSLTDKFGLSWVLNCNR
- a CDS encoding M14 family zinc carboxypeptidase, with the translated sequence MQFFTNQRRVAALLLTGLTMGQVALRAQSVDETYNQKIKEYTTDKRFLPASVLNLPDDPKVPSPLKHFGQIVGTPGVIHRTAEIYGYYQKLTQTSPNISMQQVSTTEEGRPVQLVAIGSEDAMKRLDHYKKQLALLADPRKVGNQDIEKILGDTKLVYYLNGGLHSPEMGSPEMLMELAYRLITSQTPEIKTIRDNIIVIINPVSEPDGWDRQVDWYYRYTKARKDYDDGFPKSPPYWGKYVYHDNNRDGLQVSQAITKAMFKIYYDWHPTVSLDLHESVPLLYISTGTGPYNETIDPITIGEWQTMANHDITSLAAQGIPGVFTWAFYDGWYPGYALWISNNHNAAGRFYETFGNAGANTYLRDLANQKYAGDDVTSKEWYRPDPATEKVYWSYRNGINYMQAGVLASLSYGATNSRMLLKNFYQKGLNNIRKGTKEKPRAFVIPKDQRDPAMAAYLVNQLRAQDIEVHKAESGKNQGDYVVLLNQPYRNLAVSLLTKQNYPKEAKFPPYDDIAWTLGYLYGVDVKAEDSVKYATGDLKLISENVNYGGKIDGEGVNYVLNYKGQNNLLPALIWLKGQGKQAKAVVLDAKTTLEGIKDTLAAGSVVFKGLTVDQSKKLVSQFGLDLQATKTNPETIGVSVRQHDVSLPRVAIYHSWYNTQDEGWSRYTFEQRGIPYTSINKDHLKAGDLRKKFDVILIPRMRGSATNFIHEIDSRFGPLPFTKTPEFPSHGFPDATTDITGGPGFDGVDNLKKFVEQGGVLITLDNSSAMIAETGITRDLDQASAPTLFHPGSIVTVKNRKPDSPIMYGFPETFPIFRGIAPLLQTKKANRDMMVMQYGTKPLKDEEDYKGAIMGMPDKKPVKETAKPATPKKEEPYVLSGMVRNEQTIIGHGGIFNVPVGAGRVVAFTFDPLHRFLNHHDAPLVWNVLINWNHLGTSASPTATAEKTNSTGKVSGQ